A window of the Lactuca sativa cultivar Salinas chromosome 7, Lsat_Salinas_v11, whole genome shotgun sequence genome harbors these coding sequences:
- the LOC111889284 gene encoding uncharacterized protein LOC111889284, which produces MRNPRPKIRRAQLSDEMEKGPYYDSDFEESELESESYNESERAFVVDDELVIREEGQSDNESEDDEDEVDQKPTKYSVHDPSVHWKKMKPHLGEKYANQTELRFYLTNYAVHNGYPIEVTKSSSTRRCNFKLWASWMNKEKSFQIKGLNNKHTCVRVYKHATLRQCYRAKKKAHEILTGKLSEHYARIWEYGGEIIRSNPGIIAKVGVDIKEDGSNVFKRFYVCFKAIKDGWIRGCKRVIGLDGCFLKGQCKGELLTAIGRDGNNQVYPIAWVVIDVENKDNWEWFIKLLVEGLGLELGEGLTVISGQHKGLVEALKEKLPLVEHRQCARHVYVNFKKVYNGIDYKRHFWAASMSTTESSFLETMEELKEMNGGAYDHLMERNPESWSRAFYKEGRACEAVENGISESFNSVILEARTNPLLTMLEELRMYVMERFYRMSTIHLTWRGDVFPTILTKLDDLFKDMRLWSVVASDTNVFEVRLGFEYFQVDLGEQFCTCRLWEISRIPCIHACAAMNHTQQQPETLISSWFSKEKFVETYKGNIRPLNGSKCGPGHHMPSHCHHLQRGCQEDLKPEEGNMS; this is translated from the exons ATGAGGAACCCACGACCTAAGATAAGGAGAGCACAACTGTCCGATGAAATGGAAAAGGGGCCATATTACGACTCTGATTTTGAAGAAAGTGAATTAGAGTCAGAATCATATAATGAATCAGAAAGGGCATTTGTTGTCGATGATGAATTGG TCATTAGAGAAGAAGGTCAGTCTGATAATGAAAGTGAAGATGACGAGGATGAGGTTGATCAAAAACCAACCAAATATAGTGTTCATGACCCTTCTGTTCATTGGAAGAAAATGAAACCACATTTaggtgaaaagtatgctaatcaaACTGAGTTAAGGTTCTACCTGACTAACTATGCAGTTCACAATGGTTATCCAATTGAGGTGACCAAATCTTCTAGTACAAGGAGATGTAACTTCAAGTTATGGGCATCTTGGATGAACAAAGAGAAATCATTTCAAATTAAGGGACTTAATAATAAGCATACTTGTGTTCGGGTGTACAAGCATGCCACATTG AGACAATGCTATAGGGCTAAGAAGAAAGCACATGAGATTTTAACTGGAAAGTTATCAGAGCATTATGCTCGTATATGGGAATATGGAGGAGAGATCATTAGATCAAACCCTGGTATTATAGCAAAGGTTGGAGTTGATATCAAAGAAGATGGTAGTAATGTTTTCAAAAGATTCTATGTATGTTTTAAGGCTATAAAGGATGGGTGGATTAGGGGTTGCAAGAGAGTCATTGGACTAGATGGTTGTTTTCTAAAAGGGCAATGCAAAGGGGAGTTACTCACTGCAATAGGTAGGGATGGGAACAACCAGGTATATCCAATAGCCTGGGTTGTGATTGATGTTGAAAACAAGGACAATTGGGAGTGGTTTATTAAGTTGCTTGTGGAAGGCCTTGGCTTAGAGTTAGGTGAAGGGCTGACAGTTATTTCTGGTCAGCATAAG GGCTTAGTAGAGGCTCTAAAGGAGAAGTTGCCATTAGTTGAGCATAGGCAGTGTGCCAGACATGTGTATGTCAACTTTAAAAAGGTGTACAATGGGATTGATTACAAGAGACATTTTTGGGCAGCTTCAATGTCAACCACAGAGTCATCTTTTCTTGAGACAATGGAGGAACTCAAAGAAATGAATGGGGGTGCTTACGACCACCTCATGGAAAGGAACCCAGAGAGTTGGAGCAGAGCATTTTATAAGGAAGGTAGAGCATGTGAAGCAGTAGAAAATGGTATATCAGAGAGCTTCAATTCAGTAATTCTGGAGGCAAGGACTAACCCACTTCTTACTATGTTGGAGGAGCTTAGAATGTATGTTATGGAGAGGTTTTATAGGATGTCTACAATACACTTAACATGGAGGGGAGATGTATTCCCTACAATATTGACAAAGCTGGATGACTTGTTTAAAGATATGAG GTTGTGGAGTGTTGTAGCTAGTGACACAAATGTATTTGAAGTGAGACTAGGATTTGAGTATTTTCAGGTGGACTTAGGAGAACAATTTTGCACTTGTAGATTATGGGAAATATCTAGGATTCCATGTATCCATGCATGTGCAGCTATGAACCACACACAACAACAACCTGAAACACTGATCAGTTCATGGTTTTCCAAAGAGAAGTTTGTAGAGACTTATAAAGGCAATATCAGGCCTCTAAATGGTAGTAAATGTGGGCCAGGACACCATATGCCAAGCCACTGCCACCACCTGCAAAGAGGATGCCAGGAAGACCTAAAACCAGAAGAAGGAAACATGTCATAG